Proteins encoded within one genomic window of Castellaniella sp.:
- a CDS encoding mechanosensitive ion channel family protein — MEQELSEIIEKNIWIFPIVALLITLVLNRALHWFFGWRLKKLQPGQHVWRHALLASLDAPLRTAIWLLCLEIIRRKMLPINKQPLLDQIIAPTVDILSVVILAWFVLRFVEYSKNNYLAYIQSQQQETDQTAIDALAKIAWAFVLIFAAIAILQQLNIPLASLLAFGGAAGIAAGFAAQTLVANLLGGLTIYASRIFKIGEDIVFPGTDLAGTVQTIGWRATKVLGWNGKPLYVPNALFNSSNMVNHSRLSHRTINENILLRYEDYNKVRDIISEGNRFLEAQTNLKYFVFQFDSFGDRALKLMLYAWVQADPPGQFVPFADFMKAKQTLMLGLADIALSHNCTLILPTSTIHLHDKTPPRLPEA, encoded by the coding sequence ATGGAACAGGAACTGAGCGAAATCATCGAAAAAAACATCTGGATATTTCCGATTGTCGCCCTGTTGATCACCCTGGTGCTCAACAGGGCGCTGCACTGGTTCTTCGGGTGGCGCCTGAAAAAACTGCAGCCTGGCCAGCATGTCTGGCGGCATGCCTTGCTGGCATCGCTGGATGCCCCCTTGCGCACGGCCATCTGGCTGCTGTGCCTGGAGATCATCCGCCGAAAAATGCTGCCGATCAACAAGCAACCCTTGCTTGACCAGATCATCGCGCCCACTGTTGATATTCTCAGCGTCGTCATCCTGGCTTGGTTCGTGCTGCGCTTTGTGGAATACTCAAAGAACAACTATCTGGCCTACATCCAAAGCCAGCAACAGGAAACCGACCAGACCGCCATTGACGCACTGGCCAAGATCGCCTGGGCCTTCGTCCTGATTTTTGCCGCCATTGCCATCCTGCAGCAGCTGAATATCCCCCTGGCCAGCCTGCTGGCATTTGGCGGCGCTGCCGGGATCGCGGCGGGCTTTGCCGCCCAGACCCTGGTGGCCAATCTGCTGGGGGGGCTGACCATCTACGCCAGCCGCATCTTCAAGATCGGCGAAGACATTGTCTTTCCGGGCACCGATCTGGCCGGCACCGTGCAGACCATCGGCTGGCGGGCAACCAAGGTTCTGGGCTGGAATGGCAAACCCCTGTATGTGCCCAATGCGCTGTTCAATTCATCCAATATGGTGAATCACTCGCGCCTGAGCCATCGCACAATTAATGAAAACATCTTGTTGCGCTACGAAGACTACAACAAAGTGCGCGATATCATCAGCGAAGGCAACCGTTTCCTGGAAGCGCAGACCAATCTGAAGTATTTTGTTTTTCAGTTCGATAGCTTTGGGGACCGGGCACTGAAGCTGATGTTGTACGCCTGGGTGCAGGCCGACCCACCTGGCCAGTTCGTGCCCTTTGCGGACTTCATGAAAGCCAAGCAGACCCTGATGCTGGGCCTGGCCGACATCGCCCTGTCGCACAATTGCACGCTGATCCTGCCAACCAGCACCATCCATCTGCACGACAAGACGCCGCCGCGATTACCCGAGGCATGA
- a CDS encoding response regulator transcription factor — MDTPVPLQIAVVEDSPELLVDLVEFLNLRGFDAQGFDSGEAFFTLWPSTPFQLLLLDVVLPGISGLGIAQRVRAMMENPPEIVMLTALDASRDHVLGLQAGADVYLSKRSPLEVIEATCHAVRRRLGTGAASRPTPDDAPIWRLHAREWLVRAPNGRTLQLTHPEVIMLSVLFEHPGQAVTREDLLQRLGKQDTLSNLRNLDNTASRLRRKVLAACDTELPLRPSYGRGYTFSGCCGLAIS; from the coding sequence ATGGATACTCCTGTTCCCCTTCAGATCGCCGTCGTGGAAGACAGCCCGGAGCTACTGGTGGATTTGGTCGAATTCCTGAATCTGCGCGGTTTCGATGCGCAGGGCTTCGACAGCGGCGAGGCTTTTTTCACGCTTTGGCCATCCACCCCATTTCAGCTATTGCTGCTGGATGTTGTTTTACCCGGCATTAGTGGGCTGGGTATTGCCCAGCGCGTGCGGGCGATGATGGAAAATCCACCCGAAATAGTCATGCTGACTGCGTTGGACGCTAGCCGTGATCATGTTCTGGGCTTGCAGGCCGGCGCTGATGTCTATCTGTCCAAGCGCAGCCCCCTAGAGGTCATTGAGGCCACTTGCCATGCAGTACGGCGGCGGCTGGGCACTGGCGCGGCCAGCCGCCCCACGCCAGACGACGCACCCATCTGGCGCCTGCATGCCCGCGAATGGCTTGTGCGGGCGCCCAATGGCCGCACCTTGCAGTTGACCCACCCTGAAGTCATCATGCTGTCGGTGCTGTTCGAACATCCTGGCCAGGCCGTCACGCGGGAAGACCTGCTGCAGCGCCTGGGCAAACAAGACACGCTGTCCAACCTGCGCAATCTGGATAATACCGCCAGCCGTTTGCGCCGCAAGGTGCTGGCGGCCTGCGATACCGAGCTGCCTTTGCGGCCCAGCTATGGCAGGGGGTATACCTTCAGCGGGTGCTGCGGATTGGCGATCTCATGA
- the pnp gene encoding polyribonucleotide nucleotidyltransferase: MFNKVSKSFQYGQHTVVLETGEMARQASGAVLVTVDDTVVLASVVAARTAKSGQDFFPLTVDYVEKTYAAGKIPGGFFKREGKPSEKETLTSRLIDRPLRPLFPEGFYNDVQVIIHTVSVNPEIDPDIPALIGASAALAISGIPFGGPVGAARVGYIDGQYVLNPSTTQLREQSQLDLVVAGTEAAVLMVESEAQQLPEDIMLGAVVFGHEQMQACINAIHDLVAEAGKPEWDWQAAPRNEVLVTAVRSAAFDALTAVYQVRNKQERTAQLRQVYADVKSKLAEHAAARGDAAPDHVEVENMLFALESEIVRGQVLNGEPRIDGRDTRTVRPISIRLGVLPRAHGSALFTRGETQALVATTLGTKQDEQIIDSIMGEYRDRFMLHYNMPPFATGETGRFGVPKRREIGHGRLAKRALLPLLPSPEDFQYTLRLVSEILESNGSSSMASVCGGSLSMMDAGVPVKDHVAGVAMGLIKEGGKFAVLTDILGDEDHLGDMDFKVTGTVTGITALQMDIKIQGITKEIMQVALAQAREGRLHILEKMREAIDGSRTELSDFAPRMLRIKINPEKIRDVIGKGGATIRALTEETGCQIDISDDGNITIASADLDRAHEAERRIKELTADVEVGQEYQGTVQRLLDFGAIVQVLPGRDGLLHISEIANYRIADINDVLKVGQSVRVKILEADDRGRLRLSVKAIGGIEAQGGPAAPGAAE, from the coding sequence ATGTTCAATAAAGTGAGCAAGTCTTTCCAGTACGGCCAGCATACTGTCGTGCTGGAAACTGGCGAAATGGCCCGTCAGGCCTCTGGTGCCGTGCTGGTGACTGTGGATGATACCGTCGTCCTGGCCTCTGTCGTGGCTGCCCGCACCGCAAAATCCGGCCAGGACTTCTTCCCCCTGACCGTGGATTATGTCGAAAAAACCTATGCCGCCGGCAAGATCCCGGGCGGCTTCTTCAAGCGCGAAGGCAAGCCCTCCGAAAAAGAAACGCTGACCTCCCGCCTGATTGACCGCCCCCTGCGTCCGTTGTTTCCCGAAGGTTTTTACAACGATGTCCAGGTCATCATCCACACCGTCTCAGTAAACCCGGAAATCGACCCTGACATCCCCGCCTTGATCGGTGCGTCGGCTGCGCTGGCGATTTCGGGCATTCCTTTTGGCGGGCCTGTGGGCGCCGCCCGTGTGGGGTATATCGATGGTCAATATGTGCTGAACCCCAGCACCACCCAGCTGCGTGAGCAATCCCAGCTGGACTTGGTGGTGGCAGGGACCGAGGCCGCCGTTCTGATGGTTGAATCCGAGGCGCAGCAACTGCCCGAGGACATCATGCTGGGTGCTGTGGTGTTTGGCCACGAACAAATGCAGGCTTGCATCAATGCCATTCACGATCTGGTCGCCGAAGCTGGTAAGCCCGAGTGGGATTGGCAAGCTGCCCCGCGCAACGAAGTGCTGGTCACGGCTGTGCGCAGCGCCGCCTTTGATGCCCTGACGGCTGTTTATCAGGTGCGTAACAAACAAGAACGCACCGCTCAATTGCGCCAGGTCTATGCCGACGTCAAATCCAAGCTGGCCGAACACGCGGCTGCCCGAGGCGACGCTGCCCCCGACCACGTCGAAGTCGAAAACATGCTGTTCGCGCTTGAATCCGAAATCGTGCGCGGCCAGGTCCTGAATGGCGAGCCCCGTATCGACGGGCGCGATACCCGCACGGTGCGTCCCATCAGCATTCGTCTGGGCGTGTTGCCGCGCGCCCACGGTTCGGCTCTGTTTACTCGGGGCGAGACTCAGGCGCTGGTGGCCACCACGTTGGGTACCAAGCAAGACGAACAAATCATTGATTCCATCATGGGCGAATACCGTGATCGTTTCATGCTGCACTACAATATGCCGCCGTTTGCCACCGGTGAAACGGGCCGTTTCGGAGTGCCGAAACGTCGTGAAATCGGCCATGGCCGTCTGGCCAAGCGCGCCTTGCTGCCGCTGTTGCCCAGTCCCGAAGACTTCCAGTACACCCTGCGCCTGGTCTCCGAGATTCTGGAGTCCAATGGTTCATCCTCGATGGCGTCGGTCTGCGGCGGTAGCCTGTCCATGATGGACGCAGGTGTGCCGGTCAAGGATCACGTGGCCGGGGTGGCCATGGGTCTGATCAAGGAAGGCGGTAAATTCGCCGTGCTGACCGATATTCTGGGTGATGAAGATCACCTGGGCGATATGGACTTCAAGGTCACCGGCACCGTCACGGGCATCACCGCTTTGCAAATGGATATCAAGATCCAGGGCATCACCAAGGAAATCATGCAGGTGGCCCTGGCCCAGGCGCGCGAAGGCCGTCTGCACATCCTGGAAAAAATGCGCGAGGCCATCGATGGTTCGCGTACCGAGCTGTCTGATTTTGCCCCGCGCATGTTGCGCATCAAGATCAACCCGGAAAAAATCCGTGATGTGATCGGCAAGGGTGGTGCCACCATCCGTGCCCTGACCGAGGAAACCGGTTGCCAGATCGACATCAGCGACGATGGCAACATCACCATCGCCAGTGCCGACCTGGACCGTGCCCACGAAGCCGAGCGCCGCATCAAGGAACTGACCGCTGATGTCGAAGTCGGCCAGGAATACCAGGGTACGGTTCAGCGTCTGCTGGATTTCGGCGCCATTGTGCAGGTGCTGCCAGGCCGTGATGGTCTGCTGCATATTTCCGAAATCGCCAACTACCGCATCGCGGACATCAACGACGTGCTGAAGGTCGGCCAGTCGGTGCGTGTCAAGATCCTGGAAGCCGACGACCGTGGCCGTCTGCGTCTGTCGGTCAAAGCCATTGGCGGCATCGAAGCCCAGGGCGGCCCTGCCGCTCCCGGCGCAGCCGAGTAA
- a CDS encoding DegT/DnrJ/EryC1/StrS family aminotransferase, giving the protein MSSNTETTMSAPDFGRLAIDGGTPVRTHPLPWELPGAHWIGEEERQLVERVVMARSPFRFYGPDLQGMVNTLESEWKAAFGHPYALAVSSATAALTIALSALDIGPGDEVMVPGYMWVSCMSAVVRAGAIPRLVDIDDTFCLDPDDLEAKINSHTRAVLVVHMSGAPGHIDRIADICRTRGLALIEDCAQAAGGSFKGLPVGRYGDIGTFSFQLNKNMTSGDGGLLVCKDETVYRRIVALHDLGYPRTPAGRLDTSDPNIQLWGMGARMNELSGAMALAQMRKLGDITAAMRTAKWRIRSALEGTPGLVFRHIVDPQGDTGPFLLMLLPDAAKATRFVAALRAEGMVGPAGSLACLTLREWGMHWYSNIPSLLNRRSNSRDGYPWTHPANAFAHGYDYQAGALPCCDDFQSRGALLAIASCLTEADIHDMITALKKVAAGVLS; this is encoded by the coding sequence ATGAGCAGCAACACAGAAACCACCATGTCGGCGCCGGATTTTGGTAGGCTGGCCATTGATGGAGGTACCCCTGTACGTACGCATCCCTTGCCCTGGGAACTGCCCGGAGCCCACTGGATCGGCGAGGAAGAGCGCCAATTGGTCGAGCGGGTCGTGATGGCCCGCAGCCCCTTTCGCTTTTATGGCCCAGACCTGCAAGGGATGGTGAATACGCTGGAGTCCGAATGGAAAGCGGCATTTGGCCATCCGTATGCCTTGGCAGTGTCCTCGGCCACGGCGGCCCTGACGATTGCGCTGTCTGCCCTGGATATCGGGCCGGGTGACGAGGTCATGGTGCCTGGGTATATGTGGGTCAGTTGCATGTCGGCGGTGGTTCGCGCGGGAGCCATTCCCAGGCTGGTGGATATTGATGATACGTTCTGCCTTGATCCTGATGATCTTGAAGCCAAAATCAACTCGCACACGCGGGCTGTGCTGGTTGTGCACATGAGCGGTGCGCCCGGGCATATTGATCGCATCGCCGACATCTGCCGGACGCGTGGCCTGGCACTGATCGAAGACTGCGCCCAGGCGGCAGGCGGCAGTTTTAAAGGCCTGCCGGTTGGTCGTTATGGCGATATCGGCACCTTCAGCTTCCAGCTGAATAAGAACATGACGTCGGGTGATGGAGGGCTGCTGGTCTGCAAGGACGAAACCGTGTATCGCCGTATCGTGGCATTGCATGATCTGGGCTATCCGCGCACACCGGCAGGCCGACTGGACACCAGCGACCCCAACATCCAGCTCTGGGGAATGGGGGCGCGTATGAACGAACTGTCCGGTGCCATGGCCTTGGCGCAGATGCGTAAACTGGGGGACATCACTGCGGCCATGCGGACGGCCAAATGGCGTATTCGGTCAGCCCTGGAAGGCACTCCCGGCTTGGTGTTTCGTCATATTGTGGATCCCCAGGGTGATACCGGACCATTTTTGCTGATGTTGCTGCCCGACGCAGCAAAAGCTACCCGCTTTGTGGCGGCTTTGCGGGCCGAGGGCATGGTCGGCCCCGCCGGTAGCCTGGCCTGCCTGACCTTGCGCGAATGGGGCATGCATTGGTATTCCAATATTCCCAGCTTGCTGAATCGGCGCTCCAACAGTCGGGATGGCTACCCCTGGACCCATCCCGCCAATGCTTTTGCCCATGGCTACGATTATCAGGCCGGGGCGCTGCCGTGCTGCGATGATTTTCAATCCCGTGGTGCCTTGCTGGCGATTGCATCTTGCCTCACCGAGGCCGATATCCATGACATGATCACCGCCTTGAAAAAGGTTGCTGCGGGGGTCTTGTCATGA
- a CDS encoding sensor histidine kinase: protein MRPRAAAWLGCLLWAWILAIATPALASVPLQAQPARVSLAGQLEYFRDATQAMSLAAVQQQRFQRLPDFRSLGYSDDAVWFRVQVKRLPGAPLRWILAVGLPELEEVDVWVQNPEGDFVQYAMGYYRPFEDRPLQTRLFAVPFDAGAATQLYLRVRSHNAINVQADLWQPAAFSAHQTRDNFYRGLYFGIMLLSVVLYAILGIRLRDVPMAAYAGYVASLVLFHLGTNGYLPVLFSRDGDWLADILPRIGWLGGAVSIVLMWDYLLDLRQRYPRIHRLYWFTLLLNLGLLPFALMPALVGSWLMVIVKLANGLNSLNFIIGMTIALILWRRHRQTELMVYFIAFIIPAVGTLVNTVGNLGYLSQNLITTNLYQAASLAHVLIMSYGMALRLRQLQRDKADARQEAAMAIQRTEEQRRFVAMLSHEFHNPLAAIDRSVQMIQLKVPDLLQSEAKRLTRIRTNVAILSRFVDNFLLVEALEHQGNQGVASLSQGGHRGLAPISPMLENIVDQQNPEDAPRVRLQVIPPGLAFSLDEALVGAAVDNLVTNALRYSSAAAQVDIRAWQDASGLHIQVQDYGPGLDQETLAMLGTPYFRAGTSLGKKGSGLGYYFAQRIVKIHGGTLHAHSPQGQGLTVEMVLPAGESAPYLP from the coding sequence ATGAGGCCACGGGCTGCCGCCTGGTTGGGGTGCTTGTTGTGGGCCTGGATTCTGGCAATAGCGACACCGGCCTTGGCCAGTGTGCCCTTGCAGGCGCAACCGGCCCGAGTCTCCCTGGCGGGACAGTTGGAATATTTCCGCGACGCTACCCAGGCCATGTCTTTGGCTGCTGTGCAGCAGCAGCGATTTCAGCGCCTGCCGGATTTTCGCAGCCTGGGTTATAGCGATGATGCCGTGTGGTTCCGGGTTCAGGTCAAGCGCCTGCCGGGTGCCCCGCTGCGTTGGATTTTGGCGGTTGGCCTGCCGGAACTGGAGGAGGTAGATGTCTGGGTGCAAAATCCAGAGGGCGATTTTGTGCAGTACGCCATGGGTTATTACCGGCCTTTCGAGGATCGGCCTTTGCAAACCCGGCTGTTCGCCGTGCCCTTCGATGCTGGTGCGGCCACGCAGCTGTATCTCCGGGTGCGTAGTCATAATGCCATCAATGTGCAGGCGGATCTCTGGCAGCCCGCTGCATTCAGCGCTCACCAGACCCGGGATAATTTCTATCGCGGGCTGTATTTCGGCATTATGCTGCTGTCGGTCGTGCTGTATGCCATCTTGGGAATACGCTTGCGCGATGTGCCCATGGCGGCCTATGCCGGTTATGTGGCTTCCCTGGTGCTTTTTCACTTGGGCACCAACGGCTATCTGCCAGTGCTGTTTAGCCGCGATGGCGATTGGTTGGCCGACATATTGCCGCGTATTGGCTGGTTAGGGGGGGCAGTTTCGATTGTGTTGATGTGGGATTATCTGCTGGATCTGCGCCAGCGCTATCCCCGCATTCATCGACTGTATTGGTTCACTTTGCTATTGAACCTGGGCTTGTTGCCCTTTGCCCTGATGCCTGCCCTGGTCGGGTCGTGGTTGATGGTGATCGTCAAATTGGCCAATGGATTGAACAGCCTGAATTTCATCATTGGCATGACCATTGCCCTGATTTTATGGCGTCGTCACCGCCAGACGGAACTGATGGTGTATTTCATTGCCTTCATCATTCCGGCCGTGGGTACCCTGGTCAATACAGTGGGGAATCTGGGCTATTTGTCTCAGAATCTCATCACCACGAATCTGTATCAGGCGGCTTCGCTGGCGCATGTGCTGATCATGAGCTACGGAATGGCCTTGCGCCTGCGTCAGTTGCAGCGTGACAAAGCGGATGCCCGCCAAGAGGCTGCCATGGCGATCCAGCGCACTGAAGAACAGCGGCGCTTTGTCGCGATGCTGTCGCACGAGTTTCACAATCCCCTGGCGGCCATTGATCGATCCGTGCAGATGATCCAATTGAAGGTGCCTGATTTGCTGCAGTCCGAGGCCAAGCGCCTGACGCGCATCCGCACCAATGTCGCGATTTTGTCCCGGTTTGTGGATAATTTTTTATTGGTCGAAGCCCTGGAGCATCAAGGCAATCAAGGCGTGGCCTCGCTTTCTCAGGGCGGGCACCGGGGCCTGGCACCGATTAGCCCTATGCTGGAAAACATCGTCGATCAGCAAAATCCCGAGGACGCCCCTCGCGTTCGCTTGCAGGTGATCCCCCCTGGCCTGGCTTTTTCGCTGGATGAGGCTCTGGTGGGGGCTGCCGTGGATAATCTGGTGACGAATGCCTTGCGTTACTCGTCCGCTGCTGCCCAGGTCGATATTCGCGCCTGGCAAGATGCAAGCGGGCTGCATATCCAGGTGCAGGATTACGGTCCCGGCCTGGATCAAGAAACATTGGCTATGTTGGGGACGCCCTATTTTCGCGCAGGCACGTCATTGGGTAAAAAAGGCAGTGGTCTGGGGTATTACTTTGCCCAGCGAATCGTGAAGATTCACGGTGGCACCCTGCACGCGCATTCACCACAAGGGCAGGGCTTGACCGTGGAAATGGTTTTACCCGCAGGAGAATCAGCCCCCTATCTGCCGTAG
- a CDS encoding sugar porter family MFS transporter — translation MIIYAPPPILRLAFLVSCTGVLFGYGITSIAGVLDVLTPQFGLSLHQTQFLVFILVAGCFVGAIVAGPASTRWGRRPVMGLATLISLGAYGFILTAPSWAGLLTARALTGVSIGLYSMVVPMYAAETVHTPRRGAIVALFQLAITAGILLSYGLALWLDSPQQWYLVLAFGLAPSLLAVAGLAALPESPRWLSLHAHPRQASMAAHRLGLEDEWQAITQAEARIPHAASKSLRQGSVLKVMLLCSSLFILQNLSGIDGILYYAPQIFKGLGFSAGTAALAATFGLGAVNFLATLASVSLVDQLGRRRLWIVGSAAMVFGLAMVTIAAANDHPWLGLVGLCIYILAFALSLGPLPYVLMSELFPSALREQGMATASAISWLFNALVALTFLSIVETLSLAGTMLLFLGVCILSLILGIKYLPETRNLALETIESRVLEGLPLRQIGG, via the coding sequence ATGATCATCTACGCGCCCCCCCCTATTTTGCGGCTTGCTTTTCTGGTCTCCTGTACCGGCGTCCTGTTTGGTTATGGCATCACATCCATCGCCGGCGTGCTGGACGTCCTGACCCCACAATTTGGCCTCAGCCTGCACCAAACCCAATTTCTGGTCTTCATCTTGGTGGCTGGTTGCTTTGTCGGCGCAATCGTGGCGGGTCCGGCCTCCACTCGCTGGGGGCGGCGGCCCGTCATGGGGCTTGCCACGCTGATATCCCTTGGGGCTTATGGCTTCATACTGACCGCGCCCTCGTGGGCCGGGCTGCTGACCGCACGCGCCCTGACCGGCGTATCCATTGGCCTATATTCCATGGTCGTTCCCATGTATGCCGCCGAAACCGTGCACACACCCCGGCGCGGCGCTATCGTGGCCCTGTTCCAGTTGGCCATTACGGCAGGCATTCTTTTATCCTACGGTCTGGCCTTGTGGCTGGACAGTCCCCAGCAGTGGTATCTTGTCTTGGCATTTGGCTTGGCGCCCAGTCTGCTGGCCGTCGCTGGGCTGGCCGCCTTGCCGGAAAGCCCACGGTGGCTGTCGTTACATGCCCATCCCCGACAGGCCAGCATGGCGGCGCACAGGCTGGGCCTGGAAGACGAATGGCAGGCCATTACCCAGGCAGAAGCCCGGATCCCCCATGCTGCCAGCAAGTCCCTGCGACAGGGCAGCGTCCTGAAGGTCATGCTGCTGTGCAGCAGCCTATTTATCCTGCAAAATCTCAGCGGCATCGATGGCATTCTGTATTACGCCCCCCAGATATTTAAAGGGCTGGGTTTTTCTGCCGGCACCGCCGCACTGGCCGCTACATTCGGCCTGGGGGCCGTCAACTTCCTGGCCACCCTGGCCAGTGTTTCCCTGGTTGATCAACTGGGCCGCCGCCGCCTATGGATAGTAGGCTCAGCCGCCATGGTGTTCGGCCTGGCCATGGTTACCATCGCGGCGGCAAACGATCATCCCTGGCTGGGATTGGTCGGCCTGTGCATTTATATCCTGGCGTTTGCCCTCAGCCTGGGCCCCCTGCCCTATGTGCTGATGTCCGAACTATTCCCCAGCGCCCTGCGTGAGCAGGGGATGGCCACTGCTTCAGCCATCAGTTGGCTGTTCAACGCCCTGGTCGCCCTGACATTCCTATCCATCGTCGAAACCCTCAGCCTGGCAGGCACCATGCTGCTGTTTCTCGGGGTCTGCATTCTTTCGCTGATACTGGGCATCAAGTATCTGCCTGAAACCCGGAATCTCGCACTGGAAACCATCGAAAGCCGGGTGCTGGAAGGCCTGCCGCTACGGCAGATAGGGGGCTGA
- a CDS encoding NAD(P)H-quinone oxidoreductase: MKAIQITQPGGPDVLCLTDRPTPIPGPGEVLIEVAAAGVNRPDVFQRQGSYPPPAGVSDLPGLEIAGHIVGGDPQSAGLRLGDEVCALVAGGGYAQYCVAPAAQCLPVPQGLSMIEAAALPETYFTVWSNVFDRGQLSPGETLLVHGGASGIGTTAITLAHAFGHTVYATAGSQDRVQAIEAIGCTKGINYRTQDFVQEIHGLTDNRGVDVILDMVAGDYLPRNLKALADDGRLVMIAQLGGAHGSMNCWQVMARRLTITGSTLRSRPVAFKAAIAQALQQRVWPLLSAGTIKPQIYATFPLVEASKAHAMMDAGEQIGKIVLTLDN; this comes from the coding sequence ATGAAAGCGATTCAGATTACCCAGCCCGGCGGCCCCGATGTTCTGTGCCTGACAGACCGCCCTACCCCGATCCCCGGCCCAGGCGAAGTTCTGATCGAAGTTGCCGCCGCCGGCGTCAATCGTCCCGACGTATTCCAGCGCCAAGGCAGCTATCCGCCACCGGCAGGGGTCTCGGATTTACCGGGACTGGAAATCGCCGGTCATATCGTAGGTGGCGATCCCCAATCCGCAGGGCTGCGACTGGGTGACGAAGTCTGCGCCCTGGTTGCGGGGGGCGGCTACGCGCAATACTGCGTGGCGCCCGCAGCACAATGCCTGCCAGTGCCCCAGGGGCTGTCCATGATCGAGGCAGCCGCCCTGCCTGAAACCTATTTCACGGTCTGGAGCAATGTCTTCGACCGAGGGCAGCTATCCCCAGGCGAAACCCTGCTGGTGCATGGCGGGGCCAGCGGCATCGGTACCACGGCCATCACCCTGGCCCACGCATTCGGACACACTGTATATGCCACGGCAGGCAGCCAGGACAGGGTCCAGGCCATCGAGGCCATTGGCTGCACCAAGGGCATTAATTACCGCACCCAGGACTTCGTCCAGGAAATCCATGGCCTGACGGACAATCGCGGGGTGGACGTCATCCTGGACATGGTGGCGGGCGACTATCTGCCGCGCAACCTGAAGGCCTTGGCCGACGATGGCCGCCTGGTGATGATTGCCCAGCTGGGCGGTGCCCACGGCAGCATGAACTGCTGGCAGGTGATGGCGCGACGCCTGACCATCACCGGGTCCACGCTGCGGTCTCGGCCCGTGGCCTTCAAGGCCGCCATTGCCCAGGCACTGCAACAGCGGGTCTGGCCATTGCTGTCGGCCGGCACCATCAAGCCACAGATCTACGCCACCTTCCCCCTGGTCGAAGCCTCCAAGGCACATGCCATGATGGACGCAGGCGAACAGATCGGCAAAATCGTGCTGACCCTGGATAACTGA